Sequence from the Drosophila subpulchrella strain 33 F10 #4 breed RU33 chromosome 3R, RU_Dsub_v1.1 Primary Assembly, whole genome shotgun sequence genome:
GGCCCCAGCGACCAAAACCACAGCGAAAAAGCGCAAAATGGTGGTAAGTACTAAGGAAAAGTGATTTACAGATCAAGGGCAATCGAATCTTAGCGAAATCGAGAGGTTTTCTTATCGCCTCGAAACAGAAACGAGCCCCCAAGGGCGACTTTTTGACTTAAGCAAGTGTTTTATACCCTAAGCATAAGGGGTACTGCTAATATGGAAAGGAATTAACCTCTCTGTAACATAAATTTTGTTAACTCTCATCTTATACCAGTCTTTTCTTATTGGTAGTTTAACTAAATCAGCCAAAAAAGCAAATACTTTTACAAAGTTCCCTAAAACATAGTCACCTTTAAGTATAACCAGTTTTACGGGAATTCAGAATACAATTTCCATAAAATTTTCTTTCAGTTCTTAGATAAACTGAAGTTAAAGATATAAAAGTGATAATCCCTACGTACCCATTGGCTACCTTTCAGGATTAATAAACTTTAAGACTATAAATAGGTTTCTAAATTCTTTTTTGGTATATAGAACCGACCAGTTAAGAAGAAGTTGCCATGGTGCAAATCCCTTAGAAGGGATATATATACCAACTATCATATAAATCATAGCTCCACTTACAACTTGTTTCTTGTCCCCAGGTGCGACTAAACGAGCAGGAGCGTGCTGAGAAGCTGCAACCTCTCCTGGAAGCCGGCTGGACTCTGGTAGAAGGCCGCGATGCCATCTTCAAGCAGTTCATCCTGAAGGACTTCAACCAGGCCTTCAGCTTCATGACGGGCGTGGCCCTGCTGGCCGAGAAGATCAACCACCATCCCGAGTGGTTCAACTGCTACAACAAGGTGGATGTTACCCTGTCGACGCACGATGTGGGTGGCCTTAGTTCGCAGGACATTCGCATGGCCAATCACCTGGAGACCACGGCCAGCTTGTTGAAATAAACGCATTGTTATACTAGTTGCTAGTTATCTATAATCTCTGGAGTCCAATAAACACTCAGCTCAGCATCGATTTGCTAAGGATTTGATAGTCTGCCTGTTCCAGGACATCCGGGGAGATCTCGTCCTTGACGTAGCCCAGTTGCTTGAAGAAGGAAATGGACGTTTCGTTGTTGTTCAGGACGGTCAGCATGATCTTCTCCAGATGCCAGAGACGGGCGCAGTCCTCTAAAATGCTCATGATGAACTTTCCCAGGCCTTTTCTTCGGTGCTCCGCTGTCACCTGCATTTCGTAGCTGTAAGGAGAGTCTAGGTAATAACTAACTTTGGGATAACCTTATGGAATACCTACCAATAGAGAACACAATCCCCATGATCCATGTCAAAGCGAAACATGGCGTAGGCTACATTCTCCTTCTTCTCGTTTTGGGCCACCAAATAACGAGCCCAGTTCTTGTTCAATTCGGCTTGCTTAATCTTTGGCTGCCAGCCCATCTTCAGTTGTTTGTAGTAGGGTCCCACGTTGGTTTCGGCCAGTTTATAGGCCCATTTCAGCAATTTTGAATCCGCATCCGTCTTCGTTCGGCATATCAGTTTGAATTCCTCTCCGCTGGGCGCCTTGTAGCTCTGGTAGCTGAGAGATTCCAGTGGATTCTTGGCCCTGGCAGCAGTCTCCACGAATTTCTGCTTGGCTCCTTGACTAAGTTCGTCCTGGTTCGGCATAAT
This genomic interval carries:
- the LOC119552758 gene encoding N-alpha-acetyltransferase 40, with the protein product MPNQDELSQGAKQKFVETAARAKNPLESLSYQSYKAPSGEEFKLICRTKTDADSKLLKWAYKLAETNVGPYYKQLKMGWQPKIKQAELNKNWARYLVAQNEKKENVAYAMFRFDMDHGDCVLYCYEMQVTAEHRRKGLGKFIMSILEDCARLWHLEKIMLTVLNNNETSISFFKQLGYVKDEISPDVLEQADYQILSKSMLS
- the LOC119552751 gene encoding pterin-4-alpha-carbinolamine dehydratase, coding for MLLTIKCAQNVIKPNFLKVANLLASRCKSGLSHGIATTATRGSGWPISVLYSPAAREAAKAATGGSANLRRLYGTQNSEAPATKTTAKKRKMVVRLNEQERAEKLQPLLEAGWTLVEGRDAIFKQFILKDFNQAFSFMTGVALLAEKINHHPEWFNCYNKVDVTLSTHDVGGLSSQDIRMANHLETTASLLK